One window of Trueperaceae bacterium genomic DNA carries:
- a CDS encoding ABC transporter ATP-binding protein has protein sequence MPLLKVEGVTSGYGEMEVVRDISLEVGEGEIVSIIGPNGAGKSTVMKVIFGLLPVWRGSIRLRDEEISGLEPDRIVRKGMGLVPQVDNIFPSLTVEENLEMGAFVLDEPLGPRKQRVFDLFPRLAERRRQRAGKMSGGERQMVAMGRALMLDPVLLLLDEPSAGLAPMLVDTIFERIKDINEAGVAILMVEQNARKSLELAHRGYVLANGENRVEGDSGMLLENPEVGQLYLGG, from the coding sequence ATGCCGCTGCTGAAGGTTGAAGGCGTCACGAGCGGCTACGGCGAGATGGAGGTCGTCCGCGACATCTCCCTCGAGGTGGGTGAGGGCGAGATCGTCTCCATAATCGGGCCGAACGGGGCGGGCAAGTCGACGGTCATGAAGGTGATCTTCGGCCTGTTGCCGGTGTGGCGCGGCAGCATCAGACTGCGCGACGAGGAGATATCGGGGCTCGAACCGGACAGGATCGTGCGCAAGGGCATGGGCCTGGTGCCGCAGGTGGACAACATCTTCCCCTCTCTGACCGTCGAGGAGAACCTGGAGATGGGTGCCTTCGTGCTCGACGAGCCTCTGGGCCCCCGCAAGCAGCGCGTCTTCGATCTCTTCCCCCGGCTTGCGGAGCGTCGTCGCCAGCGGGCCGGCAAGATGTCGGGCGGCGAGCGGCAGATGGTGGCGATGGGCCGAGCCCTAATGCTCGACCCGGTGCTGCTCCTGCTGGACGAGCCGTCGGCAGGCCTGGCACCGATGCTCGTGGACACCATCTTCGAGCGGATCAAGGACATCAACGAGGCCGGCGTAGCGATACTTATGGTCGAGCAGAACGCCCGCAAGTCGCTCGAACTCGCCCACCGCGGCTACGTGCTCGCCAACGGCGAGAACCGCGTCGAGGGCGACAGCGGGATGCTGCTCGAAAACCCGGAAGTCGGTCAGCTCTATCTCGGAGGCTAA
- a CDS encoding ABC transporter ATP-binding protein — protein sequence MSTSGTETAPGPAPATAEGPLLSVDEVVKSFGGLRAVNGCTLSVGRGTITGLIGPNGAGKTTLFGLITGFHRPDSGRIHFRGRDITGLAPHRIFRHGLCRTFQIPREHGSMTVLENLMLVPPRQAGERLWNPLVRPGLVAQQEREVREKAREVLEFVTLDHLTHEYAANLSGGQKKLLELARTLMADPTLILLDEPAAGVNPTLMEKIAEKIVQLREERGITFLLIEHDMSLVMRLCDPVIVMSQGAKLAEGAPESVRTDPRVLEAYLGGQYAAAEG from the coding sequence ATGAGTACGAGCGGAACTGAGACCGCCCCCGGACCAGCCCCGGCCACGGCCGAGGGCCCGCTGCTGAGCGTCGACGAGGTCGTCAAGAGCTTCGGCGGGTTGCGGGCTGTGAACGGCTGCACCCTGAGCGTTGGGCGGGGCACGATAACGGGCCTCATCGGTCCCAACGGCGCCGGCAAGACGACGCTCTTCGGCCTGATCACAGGCTTCCACAGGCCCGATTCCGGGCGGATCCATTTCCGGGGACGGGACATCACCGGGCTCGCCCCTCACCGCATCTTCCGCCACGGGCTATGCCGCACGTTCCAGATCCCTCGCGAGCACGGAAGCATGACCGTGCTGGAGAACCTGATGCTGGTGCCCCCCCGCCAGGCCGGCGAACGGTTGTGGAACCCCCTCGTGCGCCCGGGACTGGTGGCCCAGCAGGAGCGCGAGGTCAGGGAGAAGGCGCGAGAGGTCCTGGAGTTCGTTACGCTCGACCACCTCACCCACGAGTACGCAGCGAATCTCTCCGGCGGTCAGAAGAAGCTCCTGGAGCTGGCGCGAACCTTGATGGCCGACCCCACGTTGATCCTGCTCGACGAGCCTGCTGCGGGGGTGAACCCTACCCTCATGGAGAAGATCGCCGAGAAGATCGTTCAGCTCCGCGAGGAGCGCGGGATCACCTTCCTGCTGATCGAGCACGACATGAGCCTGGTCATGAGGTTGTGCGACCCGGTGATCGTGATGAGCCAGGGGGCGAAGCTGGCCGAGGGAGCGCCCGAGTCGGTACGGACCGACCCGCGCGTACTGGAAGCGTACCTGGGAGGCCAATATGCCGCTGCTGAAGGTTGA
- a CDS encoding ABC transporter substrate-binding protein, which yields MKKLFVLLVVALMGLGMAQDGPILVGVNLELSGRMAVTGNDTLYGIQVAHDEISEVLGRPVELSVCDNASTVQGSVACANRFVDEGVVGVLGSYSSSHSIPAAEVLQDAGIVMISTGSTNPATTQIGDYIFRIPYTDQFQGRVAAQYASEDVGAQRVAIFRQQDDDYSVGLAGFFQEAFEEMGGETTVVDFTANTVDFSAQISNLRAFNPDMIYFTGFCAEAASLVPQLRRQGFTQPILGGDASDDSQCPEGGGEAFDGFTFTSFGGPEILEGEAGERAAEFVEAFEQQFPDATVTGFTLSGADAYYVLMEAIERAGSTDPQEVRDALASLEGFPGVSGEITYVGTDGTPANRVMGLFRYDVSGDDWEKTVIRGISLN from the coding sequence GTGAAGAAACTCTTCGTACTGCTCGTCGTGGCGCTCATGGGGCTGGGGATGGCTCAGGACGGGCCGATCCTGGTGGGCGTGAACCTCGAGCTTTCGGGCCGGATGGCCGTTACCGGGAACGACACGCTCTACGGCATCCAGGTCGCCCACGACGAGATAAGCGAGGTCCTGGGACGGCCGGTCGAACTGAGCGTCTGCGACAACGCCAGCACGGTGCAGGGCTCTGTCGCCTGCGCCAACAGGTTCGTGGACGAAGGGGTGGTCGGCGTCCTCGGCTCCTACTCATCGAGCCACAGCATTCCGGCCGCCGAGGTGCTGCAAGATGCCGGCATCGTGATGATCTCGACGGGGTCCACCAACCCCGCCACAACTCAGATCGGCGACTACATCTTCCGTATCCCCTACACCGACCAGTTCCAGGGGCGGGTCGCAGCGCAGTACGCATCCGAGGATGTGGGTGCCCAGCGGGTGGCCATCTTCCGCCAGCAGGACGACGATTACAGCGTGGGCCTCGCTGGTTTCTTCCAGGAGGCGTTCGAGGAGATGGGCGGCGAGACCACGGTCGTGGACTTCACGGCCAACACCGTCGACTTCTCGGCCCAGATCAGCAACCTGCGGGCATTCAACCCGGACATGATCTACTTCACCGGCTTCTGTGCCGAAGCAGCCTCGCTGGTGCCGCAGCTCCGCCGTCAGGGCTTCACCCAACCGATCCTGGGCGGCGACGCTTCCGACGACTCGCAGTGTCCCGAAGGAGGCGGCGAAGCTTTCGACGGCTTCACCTTCACCAGCTTCGGTGGGCCCGAGATCCTCGAAGGTGAAGCGGGCGAGCGTGCTGCCGAGTTCGTCGAGGCGTTCGAGCAGCAGTTCCCCGACGCCACCGTCACCGGCTTCACTCTCTCCGGCGCCGACGCCTACTACGTGCTGATGGAGGCGATCGAGCGGGCCGGGTCCACCGATCCGCAGGAGGTCCGCGACGCGCTTGCCAGCCTCGAAGGCTTCCCAGGCGTGTCCGGCGAGATCACCTACGTGGGCACCGACGGCACCCCCGCCAACCGCGTGATGGGCCTCTTCCGCTACGACGTCAGCGGTGACGACTGGGAGAAGACGGTCATCAGGGGCATCTCACTGAACTGA